The following coding sequences lie in one Patescibacteria group bacterium genomic window:
- a CDS encoding excinuclease ABC subunit C, translating to AEKVLKSLGLGIPVVSVVKDLRHKPREILGNKEHIRGHEREVLLANGEAHRFAITYHRALRDKI from the coding sequence GCGGAAAAAGTGCTCAAGAGTTTAGGTCTTGGGATCCCGGTCGTATCGGTCGTGAAAGACCTGCGACACAAACCGCGCGAGATTCTCGGGAACAAAGAGCATATTCGCGGGCACGAGCGGGAGGTTCTGCTTGCGAACGGCGAAGCGCATCGATTTGCGATTACCTATCACCGCGCGCTCCGGGATAAAATATAG
- a CDS encoding D-alanine--D-alanine ligase, which produces MDSNTHIRVGVMRGGRGHEYEVSLKTGGSVLEHLPSKYKGYDILITKDGTWHLEGVPVTVAELGNRIDVVFNALHGEYGEDGKVQRDLSLLAIPFTGSGMYASAIAMNKLLSKDHLKEAPFKVPLSVIVHRGEDMNKRTLELFRSFPQPCIIKPISGGSSVGVSIARSFNELLAALKEGLETADGVLVEEYIKGREATVGVIDAYRGAEHYVLPVIEIRIPEKHDFFDYETKYSEEADHVCPGNFTREEKRALEEAARFAHKTLGLKHYSRSDFIVSPRGIYFLEANTLPGLTSVSLFPRSLRAVGANLSEFIDHVLTRALQRE; this is translated from the coding sequence ATGGATTCCAATACTCACATACGGGTTGGTGTTATGCGCGGCGGCAGAGGACACGAATATGAGGTGTCGCTTAAGACCGGCGGAAGCGTGCTGGAACACCTCCCGTCAAAATACAAGGGTTACGACATTCTCATCACCAAGGACGGTACATGGCATCTTGAGGGAGTGCCGGTCACCGTGGCAGAGTTGGGCAACCGCATAGATGTTGTCTTTAATGCTCTGCACGGCGAGTATGGAGAAGACGGGAAAGTGCAAAGAGATCTTTCCCTACTTGCTATTCCGTTTACGGGATCCGGCATGTACGCGTCCGCGATAGCGATGAACAAACTGCTCTCCAAGGATCACCTGAAAGAAGCTCCCTTTAAAGTTCCGCTTTCGGTGATAGTACATAGAGGAGAAGATATGAATAAACGGACTTTGGAACTTTTCCGAAGCTTCCCGCAGCCGTGCATTATTAAACCGATTTCCGGAGGGTCTTCGGTCGGGGTTTCAATTGCGCGTTCTTTCAATGAGCTTCTCGCGGCGCTTAAAGAAGGACTTGAAACGGCGGACGGGGTGCTGGTGGAAGAATATATTAAGGGAAGGGAAGCGACCGTTGGTGTTATTGATGCGTATCGTGGCGCGGAACATTATGTGCTACCGGTGATTGAAATACGCATTCCCGAAAAGCACGATTTTTTTGACTACGAAACAAAGTATTCCGAAGAAGCAGACCACGTCTGTCCGGGGAATTTCACCAGAGAAGAAAAACGGGCGCTTGAAGAGGCGGCGCGATTTGCGCACAAAACACTCGGATTGAAGCATTACTCGCGTTCCGATTTCATCGTGTCTCCTCGCGGAATCTATTTTCTTGAAGCCAATACGTTGCCGGGACTGACCAGCGTGTCACTGTTTCCAAGGTCGCTACGCGCGGTTGGCGCGAACTTGTCCGAATTTATTGATCATGTGCTTACGCGCGCTTTGCAGAGGGAATAG
- a CDS encoding SprT family zinc-dependent metalloprotease — translation MNKHILLENEYIPYTLKRSPWARRVRLSVHRDGSVVVTLPSGVLEVFAEQFVQAKSDWIWKKIQYFRQHENTGALPRGKEDYLKYKGEAILLVESRIEYFNKEYGFAYNKISVKDQKTRWGSCSKKGNLNFSYRIFFLPPEVRDLVIVHELCHLKEFNHSEKFWNLVAITIPNYVAVRRELKKKGLHVG, via the coding sequence ATGAATAAGCATATCTTATTGGAAAACGAATATATTCCTTACACGCTCAAAAGAAGCCCTTGGGCGCGTCGAGTGCGTCTGTCTGTGCATCGTGACGGCAGTGTCGTGGTAACTCTTCCATCAGGTGTCTTGGAAGTGTTTGCGGAGCAGTTTGTGCAAGCAAAGAGCGATTGGATTTGGAAAAAAATACAGTATTTCAGACAACATGAAAATACGGGCGCTTTGCCCCGCGGCAAGGAAGATTATTTGAAGTACAAAGGCGAAGCCATTCTGTTGGTGGAAAGCCGCATTGAGTATTTTAATAAAGAGTATGGATTTGCGTATAATAAAATAAGCGTGAAAGATCAAAAAACCCGATGGGGGAGCTGCTCCAAGAAAGGCAATTTAAACTTTAGTTACAGGATTTTCTTTTTGCCGCCGGAGGTGCGCGATCTTGTTATTGTCCACGAGCTCTGTCATTTGAAAGAATTTAATCATTCAGAGAAATTCTGGAATTTGGTCGCAATCACAATTCCAAACTATGTCGCAGTGAGAAGAGAACTAAAAAAGAAGGGTTTGCACGTAGGTTAA
- a CDS encoding metallopeptidase family protein has product MKQKEFDRLVEKGIAMIPEKFRQMMDNVIVVIALEPSEKMRREHGLSADETLLGLYEGIPRTERGVEYGGLVMPDTITIFRLPIEEAAKTSDEIPEIVANTVWHEIAHYFGMKEDEVRAEEARRGKTK; this is encoded by the coding sequence ATGAAACAAAAAGAATTTGACCGGTTGGTTGAAAAAGGTATTGCCATGATTCCGGAAAAATTTAGGCAAATGATGGACAACGTGATCGTGGTCATCGCTCTTGAACCAAGCGAAAAAATGCGCCGAGAACATGGTCTCTCCGCCGACGAAACATTACTCGGTCTATATGAAGGAATTCCTCGAACCGAACGCGGTGTTGAATATGGCGGACTCGTCATGCCCGACACGATCACTATTTTCCGACTGCCTATTGAGGAGGCTGCTAAAACTTCGGACGAAATTCCGGAGATTGTCGCGAATACCGTTTGGCACGAGATCGCGCATTATTTCGGAATGAAAGAGGACGAAGTACGCGCGGAAGAAGCGCGTCGCGGGAAGACAAAATAA
- a CDS encoding M23 family metallopeptidase gives MQENIVVDFPLRGEWKFLKPPGHHPYAFDFMKVSKDQKSYSNRNFLSYIFGRTPAENFYSWSKPILAPIDGVVIQASDGWVDNKNVNLANTLIIWFKATFLFRPKTDGSKIDIRPNVGNYVMIQSESGVVAFMAHMRRGSVKVAAGQRVIIGQIVGEVGNSGNTTAPHLHLNLFDQVNDLLQAKVLPIAFRHYERWHNGSWETVQNSVPKKGEIIRVQAMSV, from the coding sequence ATGCAAGAAAACATTGTAGTTGATTTTCCTCTTCGTGGGGAATGGAAATTTCTTAAACCTCCAGGTCATCATCCATATGCTTTCGATTTTATGAAGGTTAGTAAGGATCAAAAGAGTTATTCTAACAGAAACTTTTTGAGCTATATTTTCGGTCGAACTCCTGCTGAAAATTTCTATAGCTGGTCTAAACCAATTTTAGCTCCAATTGATGGAGTAGTTATACAGGCAAGCGATGGTTGGGTTGACAATAAAAACGTAAACCTTGCCAATACACTTATTATTTGGTTTAAGGCAACATTTCTTTTCCGCCCCAAGACCGATGGTTCCAAAATTGATATTCGTCCCAACGTGGGTAATTATGTAATGATACAATCTGAATCGGGTGTGGTCGCTTTTATGGCTCATATGCGACGTGGTTCGGTAAAAGTCGCCGCTGGCCAGCGAGTAATTATTGGCCAAATAGTAGGCGAAGTTGGCAATTCCGGTAATACCACCGCGCCACACCTTCACTTGAATTTGTTTGATCAAGTAAATGATTTGTTGCAGGCAAAAGTGCTTCCCATTGCGTTTCGTCACTACGAGCGGTGGCACAATGGTTCGTGGGAAACTGTTCAGAACAGCGTTCCTAAAAAAGGA